The DNA segment GTATACAACATAAATTAATTAGagataatcaattttttattttattttgagagtATTTAAAAacaacttatatttttatataaatatatttattatttaatttatttttaatatatatttcatattctaaatgataataatagtagtatatttttaaaatatacaaaatacaGTTGTAATTATTAAGTTAACAAGTTgatataagaaaagaaaaaaaaatagcaagaaTAACCTGGCGTACCGCTAAGCCCAGCGAGAACTGTAACTAACTGTAACTGAATCTTTCATCTCCTTGTTTTCTAAATGTCCCTCACTTCCTATTCTCCCTCCATTTCCTTTCCCGCCAATGGCCAACCTGTGGCGCGCCGCGGTTGGCCTCGCAACCAATCCGGCAACGGCTGACCACGACGCCAtcgattattttattttaagagtatttaaaaataacttatatttttatataaatatatttattatttaatttatttttaatatatattttatattctaaatgataataatagtagtataattttaaaatatacaaaatacgGTTGTAATTATTAAGTTAACAagttgatataaaaaaaaaaacagcaagAATAACCTGGCGTACCGCTAAGCCCAGCCAGACACTGTTTCTAACTTTAACAGAATCTTTCATCTCCTTGTTTTCTAAATGTCTCTCACTTCCTATTCTCCCTCCATTTCCTTTTCCACCAATGGCCAACCTGTGGCGCGCCGCGGTTGGCCTCGCAACCAATCCGGCAAAGGCGGACCACGACGCTGTCGAGTTCTGGTTGAACCCTGAGCGAACCGGCTGGCTAACAAAGCAGGGAGAGTACATCAAAACGTGGCGCCGTCGCTGGTTCGTCCTCAAGCAAGGGAAGCTTTTCTGGTTCAAGGACTCAACCGTCACGCGCGCGTCAAAGCCACGCGGCGTCATTCCCGTCGCGTCTTACCTTACCGTTAAGGGCGCGGAGGACGCGATCAACAAGCCTTGCGCGTTCGAGCTATCCTCGCGCTACGAGACGATGTACTTCATCGCCGATtcggagaaggagaaggaggattGGATCAACTCTATTGGTCGCTCCATTGTTCAGCATTCTAGATCCGTCACTGACAATGAGATCGTCGATTACGACAAGCGATGATTCCTCACGCGCCGGCATTCTGTTTCGGTAAATCGACAAATCAAACCTCTCTTTTGCCCTTTTCTATTTGTGTATATTAATCAATCGTGTTGAATTGTTATCTCACATTACTGTAATTGAAGAGAACGAACATATAATGATATAGTTTCTTATATAAACCAAGATTGATGGTAATAATTTTGTGAGCAAGTATTATTCCTTAATCCTTGTAAATGGTAGAGAAGAGAACACAGACAACACGCAATAATTCACAAAAAAGAAGGATAATCCAGCTCAAAGCAGCTAAATGTTTCTCATAAACATGACACCTATTTATGGAAGCAGTTTGTGTTTAATTGCATGCAGCTCCACTATGATATCTTTAATGTTCATCCGTCGAGTGGGAAACTCTTGAGAACATGCAACTCCAATCCTGGCAAAGGACACTAAACACTCCTTGGTACTTTGCTTTTGCATGATCTTTCTTTCTCCTTCACCAAACAGAGTTAGCAATCTTGAATCAACAATTTCAGTGATTCCTTCTGGAATTGCCTTTTTACAAAATTTGTGTAAGCT comes from the Arachis duranensis cultivar V14167 chromosome 7, aradu.V14167.gnm2.J7QH, whole genome shotgun sequence genome and includes:
- the LOC107457677 gene encoding pleckstrin homology domain-containing protein 1-like; protein product: MANLWRAAVGLATNPAKADHDAVEFWLNPERTGWLTKQGEYIKTWRRRWFVLKQGKLFWFKDSTVTRASKPRGVIPVASYLTVKGAEDAINKPCAFELSSRYETMYFIADSEKEKEDWINSIGRSIVQHSRSVTDNEIVDYDKR